One window of Pyrus communis chromosome 12, drPyrComm1.1, whole genome shotgun sequence genomic DNA carries:
- the LOC137711469 gene encoding late embryogenesis abundant protein At1g64065-like, translated as MAEKTNQAYPLASANGYQRSDAESLQSADELKRKKRIKLAIYVGVFIVFQIIVITVISLTVMKVKTPKVRLGNIDVQELNSVPATPSFDTKFTTQIKVKNTNWGPYKFDASTVTFLYQGVAVGQVVIPKSKAGMLSTKKMNVEVSLSSSALSGSNLGSELSSGVLTLNSAAKVTGKVELMLIMKKKKSSTMDCTIAFDLSAKKLKSLQCK; from the coding sequence atggCTGAGAAAACCAACCAAGCCTATCCCTTGGCATCGGCAAATGGTTACCAGAGAAGTGATGCAGAGTCTTTGCAATCAGCCGATGAGCTCAAACGCAAGAAGAGAATCAAGTTGGCCATTTATGTCGGTGTTTTCATTGTGTTTCAGATCATTGTCATAACTGTGATTAGTCTCACTGTCATGAAAGTTAAGACCCCTAAGGTCAGGCTAGGCAACATTGACGTCCAAGAACTCAATTCCGTCCCGGCAACACCTTCATTCGACACAAAATTCACAACCCAAATCAAGgtgaaaaacacaaactggggtCCTTACAAGTTTGATGCAAGCACTGTCACATTTTTGTACCAAGGCGTGGCTGTTGGGCAAGTAGTTATTCCAAAGAGCAAGGCTGGAATGCTttccaccaaaaaaatgaatgttGAGGTGAGCTTGAGTTCGAGTGCATTAAGCGGTTCCAATCTTGGCAGTGAATTGAGCAGCGGGGTGTTGACCCTCAACAGTGCGGCTAAGGTGACTGGAAAGGTTGAACTGATGCttataatgaagaagaagaagtcttCCACCATGGACTGCACCATCGCATTTGATCTGTCAGCCAAGAAGCTCAAAAGTTTGCAATGCAAGTGA
- the LOC137711713 gene encoding late embryogenesis abundant protein At1g64065-like translates to MAEKTNQAYPLAPENGYQRSDAESLQSTDELKRKKRIKLAIYVGVFIVFQIIVITVISLTVMKVKTPKVRLGNINIQELNSVPASPSFDTKFTTQIKVKNTNWGPYKFDASTVTFLYQGAAVGQVVIPKSKAGMLSTKKMNVEVSLSSSALSGTNLGSELSSGMLTLNSAAKVTGKVELMLIMKKKKSSTMDCTIAFDLSTKTLKSLQCK, encoded by the coding sequence atggCTGAGAAAACCAACCAAGCCTATCCCTTGGCACCGGAAAATGGTTACCAGAGAAGTGATGCAGAGTCTTTGCAATCAACCGATGAGCTCAAACGCAAGAAGAGAATCAAGTTGGCCATTTATGTCGGTGTTTTCATTGTGTTTCAGATCATTGTCATAACTGTGATCAGTCTCACTGTCATGAAAGTTAAGACCCCTAAGGTCAGGCTAGGCAACATCAACATCCAAGAACTTAACTCCGTCCCAGCATCACCTTCATTCGACACAAAATTCACAACCCAAATCAAGgtgaaaaacacaaactggggtCCTTACAAGTTCGATGCAAGCACTGTCACGTTTTTGTACCAAGGCGCGGCTGTTGGTCAAGTAGTTATTCCAAAGAGCAAGGCTGGAATGCTTTCCACTAAAAAAATGAATGTCGAGGTGAGCTTGAGTTCGAGTGCATTAAGCGGTACCAATCTTGGCAGTGAATTGAGCAGCGGGATGTTGACTCTCAACAGTGCGGCTAAGGTGACTGGAAAGGTTGAACTGATGCttataatgaagaagaagaagtcttCCACCATGGACTGCACCATTGCATTTGATCTGTCAACCAAGACACTCAAAAGTTTGCAATGCAAGTGA